The DNA region CGGCTTAACGGCCAGCCTCGACTTTTACGGAAAACCCCGCGCTGGCGGGGTTTTTGCTTTTCAGGCAGTGAGCAGGCAGCAATGAATGACTGTCCACGACGCACCTTATGAAAAGAATGCGGCTTAACGGCCAGCCTCGACTTTTACGGAAAACCCCGCGCTGGCGGGGTTTTTGCTTTTCAGGCCGCGAGCAGGCCGCGATAAATGCCTGTCCACGACGCACCTTATGAAAAGAATGCGGCTTAACGGCCAGCGCCGACTTTTACTGAAAACCCCGCGCTGGCGGGGTTTTTGCTTTATGACGCTAACCATCTTTAGCCGCGACCGTGCGGCTCATCCCAGTCAAACGCCGGGCCCAGCGAAATGACGCCGTGCGGGTTAATGGTCTTGTGGCTGCAATAGTAGTGGTGACGGATATGCGGCAGGCTGACCGTCTCTGCAATACCGGGCATCTGATAGATGTCGCGCAGGAAGCCACTGAGGTTTCTGTAATCAGAAATCCGGTGACGATCGCATTTGAAGTGGGTCACATAGACCGGATCGAAACGAACCAGCGTGGTCCAGAGCCGGAGATCCGCTTCGGTCAGCTGGTCGCCGGTCAGATAGCGATGCTGGCCTAAAATCTGCTCCAGCCGCGACAGCGAATGGAACAGGGCGGTGACGGCCTCATCGTAGGCGGATTGCGACGTGGCAAAGCCCGACTTGTAAACGCCGTTGTTCACGGTGTCGTAGATCCAGCCGTTCAGCTCATCAATTTCCTGACGCAGCGCCTGCGGATAATAGTCACCGGCGCGCGCGCCCACCGCATCAAAGGCGCTGTTGAACATGCGGATAATATCCGCCGACTCATTGCTGACGATGGTGTTCTGCTGCTTGTCCCACAGAACCGGCACGGTAACGCGACCACTGTACTGCGGATCGGCGTGCAGATAGAGCTGATAGAGAAACTCGTTCTGATAGAGCTTGTCGCCGGTCGCCTCTTCAAAAGTGTCATCGAAGGTCCAGCCGTTCTCCAGCATCAGGGGGTGGACGACTGACACATCGATCATGCTGTCCAGCCCTTTCAGCTGGCGCATCAGCAGGGTGCGGTGCGCCCACGGGCAGGCCAGCGAAACATAAAGATGATAGCGGTCGCGTTCGGCGGTGAAGCCCGCGTTGCCTGTCGGACCGGCACTGCCGTCCGCCGTAACCCAGTGACGAAACGCCGATGCTGAACGTTTAAATCGTCCGCCGGTAGATTTGGTGTCGTACCAGGTGTCATGCCAGACACCGTCAATTAACTGTCCCATAATGGCTCCAATGCAAACAGGGCGGGGAAATTTCCCCACCCTGCTAAGTATATGTGGCATTACGCATTACGTGAGATTAGCGCGCAACGGCCTGCGGTTTTCTTTTGCCGATCAGGTGATCAAGGCTGTATGCGCCAGGACCCACCAGACCTAATACCAGGAAGCCACCGGCGATAGAGAGGTTCTTCATGAACATCAGCTGGTTGACGCCTTCGGCAAAGTTACTGTGGAACAGGAACGCCGTCAGGATGGTGAAGCCTGCGGTGAACAGGGCCGTAAAACGGGTCAGGAAGCCAAACAGGATGGCCAGACCGCCGCCGAACTCCAGCAGAATCACCAACGGCAGCATGAAGCCCGGCACGCCCATCGCTTCCATATACTGCTGCGTACCGGCATAACCGGTGATCTTGCCCCAGCCCGCCGTGATGAACAGGATTGGCATCAGGATGCGAGCCAGTAACAGACCAGTATCTTCGAATTTTTTCATCATTTACTCCAGCGCTATCAGTGATGCAGGGCAGGTTGCCCGCAGGGTTTATGCCCGCTGAAAGCAGTGCTGCGTTCATTGGGGTGATGGCTGGAGATGATAGTCGCGCAGTGAAAAGGTTGTAAGCGAGATATACTGTCAGTGTTTTTCAGAAATTCTGATGAAGAAAAGCCGGCCTTTTCAGGGCCGGCTTTTAGCAGGATTAGCGCGGTGGCATCGCGGACTTGATCATGCGCCAGGTGCTCCAGGCGCCGAAGCCCCGTTTGGCCCAGCGTAGCAGCCGGTTAGGGCTGCGGATCGAGTAGATGGCCAGAGCACTGCTGCCGATAGCCAGATAGCGACGTAAGCTGAGGAAAGTGAACCAGCCGCGATCGTAGTGGGCGGTGCCTTCCAGCCAGTCACGCCGCGCAGCGCTCAAGTCCAGCCGCTGCTGCTGCACATGCTTAAGCAGTTCATGGATGCGTTCTTCACGCTCGCGGCGGCTCATCAGCGCTGCTCCTCCAGCAGTTTACGGT from Pantoea deleyi includes:
- a CDS encoding DoxX family protein, which gives rise to MKKFEDTGLLLARILMPILFITAGWGKITGYAGTQQYMEAMGVPGFMLPLVILLEFGGGLAILFGFLTRFTALFTAGFTILTAFLFHSNFAEGVNQLMFMKNLSIAGGFLVLGLVGPGAYSLDHLIGKRKPQAVAR
- a CDS encoding glutathione S-transferase family protein, which codes for MGQLIDGVWHDTWYDTKSTGGRFKRSASAFRHWVTADGSAGPTGNAGFTAERDRYHLYVSLACPWAHRTLLMRQLKGLDSMIDVSVVHPLMLENGWTFDDTFEEATGDKLYQNEFLYQLYLHADPQYSGRVTVPVLWDKQQNTIVSNESADIIRMFNSAFDAVGARAGDYYPQALRQEIDELNGWIYDTVNNGVYKSGFATSQSAYDEAVTALFHSLSRLEQILGQHRYLTGDQLTEADLRLWTTLVRFDPVYVTHFKCDRHRISDYRNLSGFLRDIYQMPGIAETVSLPHIRHHYYCSHKTINPHGVISLGPAFDWDEPHGRG
- a CDS encoding YqjK-like family protein, with product MSRREREERIHELLKHVQQQRLDLSAARRDWLEGTAHYDRGWFTFLSLRRYLAIGSSALAIYSIRSPNRLLRWAKRGFGAWSTWRMIKSAMPPR